The genomic stretch TAAGGTGATCTCGACAAGACGTGGGACAGATGTAATAGAAGTGATCAGAGCTAACGTTACCGGTACTTACGCGAGAAAACGTGACAGCGCGACGGCGGAGCCATTCCCCGCGATCTTTATCCCTGTGCGCCTCAACGCCCCACGACCCTGCCCATCGGCAAACGTCTTTCTTCCGGAACACTACATGCACATATCGCGGCTATGGCAGACAACAAGACCACCGAGTACGTCACTCTCGTGTCCAACGACGGCTACGAATTCAAGCTCCTCCGCTCCGCAGCCTGCATAGCGGGCACCATCAAGAAGGCGCTGGACCCCATGTGTACTGCCCACACCACCTTTTCTCAACTCCAAGCCTTTACTAACAGACCTGAATAGCCGGCTTCCGAGAGAACACACAGAATCGCGTTGATCTGCCCACCATCAAGTACGTCGAATCCTACGGTTATTTCCCACATTGGGTATGA from Pyrenophora tritici-repentis strain M4 chromosome 1, whole genome shotgun sequence encodes the following:
- a CDS encoding Skp1-POZ domain containing protein: MADNKTTEYVTLVSNDGYEFKLLRSAACIAGTIKKALDPMSGFRENTQNRVDLPTINGVVLEKVCEYLYYNQKHAESKDVSDMDIPPELCLELLIAADYLDV